In a single window of the Nilaparvata lugens isolate BPH chromosome 1, ASM1435652v1, whole genome shotgun sequence genome:
- the LOC111045052 gene encoding pro-corazonin-like has protein sequence MLLSRLPAALLLVLGCMVCALVAQTFQYSRGWTNGRKRALLQPPTPLQLQAQAAARARDIDCQLQRLRAMFDGRTDLEPPCTLSCLHHSCAPQQSNAQQL, from the coding sequence ATGCTGTTGTCGCGACTACCGGCTGCACTGCTACTAGTGCTGGGCTGCATGGTATGCGCGCTCGTCGCACAGACGTTCCAGTACTCGCGCGGCTGGACCAATGGCCGCAAGCGAGCGCTTCTGCAGCCGCCCACTCCACTGCAGCTGCAAGCGCAAGCAGCCGCACGCGCACGCGACATCGACTGCCAGCTGCAGCGACTGAGGGCCATGTTCGACGGTCGCACCGACTTGGAGCCGCCCTGCACCCTCTCCTGTCTGCATCACTCCTGTGCCCCACAACAGTCTAACGCTCAACAGCTATAG